The following coding sequences lie in one Alicyclobacillus curvatus genomic window:
- a CDS encoding amidohydrolase family protein: MQDLRLSEFNPEPALVTETHMPERPRWPVLDMHNHTQWATQWHYDDIGALVDSMDNAGVAAYVDLDGGTGARLARHIERLREPYPDRFIVYTRLNWQWAVEESRDFGTLLAQQVRDSVAAGAEGLKVWKDVGLRIRDLNGKRLTVSDERLDPLWETVGELGIPVTIHIADPLAFFKPADTRNERIEELSNHPDWHFYGPEFPSFKQVLEEFETMLDRHPKVTFIGAHLASSAENLRYLSNMLDSHSNLMIDISERIGELGRQPYSARDFLMKYSERVLFGLDISPARAIDYRIYYRFLETQDEYFPYGDPSKDGPGRQGRWRIYGINLPDDVLARIYYQNALKVIPRLQRSVDAMAAKLNG, translated from the coding sequence ATGCAGGACCTACGACTTAGTGAATTTAACCCTGAACCCGCACTGGTGACTGAAACCCACATGCCGGAGCGTCCACGATGGCCTGTGCTGGATATGCACAACCACACGCAGTGGGCAACACAGTGGCACTACGACGACATTGGGGCGCTTGTTGATTCAATGGACAATGCCGGTGTGGCAGCGTATGTCGATTTAGATGGTGGCACTGGAGCTCGCCTCGCTCGTCACATAGAGCGACTGCGCGAGCCATATCCTGACCGCTTTATTGTATATACCAGATTAAACTGGCAATGGGCGGTTGAAGAATCTCGGGACTTTGGCACCTTATTGGCCCAACAAGTTCGCGATTCTGTGGCAGCAGGAGCAGAAGGGCTGAAAGTGTGGAAGGATGTAGGATTGCGCATACGAGATTTGAATGGCAAGCGCCTAACTGTCAGTGATGAGAGGCTCGACCCTCTTTGGGAAACTGTGGGGGAACTCGGGATACCGGTCACTATTCACATTGCAGACCCACTAGCCTTTTTCAAGCCCGCAGACACCCGTAACGAGCGCATTGAGGAGTTGAGTAATCACCCAGACTGGCACTTTTACGGACCTGAATTCCCCTCGTTCAAACAAGTTTTGGAAGAATTTGAGACTATGCTCGATCGACACCCAAAGGTGACTTTTATCGGCGCACACTTGGCTTCATCTGCGGAAAACCTGAGATATCTCAGTAACATGCTTGATTCGCACTCTAACCTTATGATTGACATCTCTGAAAGAATTGGGGAGCTTGGACGCCAGCCGTATTCGGCTCGCGATTTCCTGATGAAATATAGCGAACGAGTGCTCTTTGGACTTGACATTAGTCCAGCACGAGCGATAGATTATCGAATCTACTATCGATTTTTAGAAACTCAAGACGAGTACTTTCCATATGGGGACCCATCGAAGGACGGTCCAGGGCGTCAGGGGCGCTGGCGTATCTACGGCATTAATCTGCCCGATGATGTGCTTGCTCGCATATACTATCAGAACGCGCTGAAAGTGATCCCGCGCCTTCAGAGATCGGTTGACGCCATGGCGGCCAAGCTCAATGGTTAA
- a CDS encoding DUF86 domain-containing protein has protein sequence MPDDVILNKLAIIKRCVQRIEEEYNGDPANLENYTKQDSIVLNVQRACEACIDVAMYLVSEKNLGLPQSSRDAFQLLQKDHLIPDDLAARMKAMVGFRNIAVHNYQSLDTSILQSVIDHHLSDFQTFSDAILKLG, from the coding sequence ATGCCTGATGACGTCATTCTCAACAAACTCGCCATAATCAAGCGCTGTGTACAGCGAATCGAGGAAGAATACAACGGCGATCCCGCAAATCTGGAGAACTATACCAAGCAAGATTCCATCGTTCTCAACGTCCAGCGAGCTTGTGAAGCCTGTATCGATGTGGCGATGTACCTTGTGTCCGAAAAGAATCTCGGTCTCCCTCAAAGCAGTCGGGATGCATTCCAGTTATTACAGAAGGATCATTTAATTCCCGACGACCTCGCGGCACGCATGAAAGCCATGGTGGGATTTCGAAACATTGCTGTGCACAACTATCAATCATTGGACACAAGTATCCTCCAATCCGTTATTGACCACCATCTTTCAGATTTTCAGACGTTCTCGGATGCTATTTTGAAATTGGGATAG
- a CDS encoding glycosyltransferase translates to MEPRCDETVLFLTSRLPFPPADGRKISLNNYCKFIAKDMGFKLILVTFGNKYPPKEDIPLYVSDIILIPVPPMAGAVIRWIIGRIFNASTPLQSELFWSRKNQKKIERILDEHRVTTVIADMVRTGEYLLRSPNVCKKVADLDDLLSVRYSRQLSSASHSSPIGTAGAVGKIGFFNRILTRTGLIKLLVSAEAKLLESYEQKLALSSDSVVLVSPVEAELLQHRCPESRIHTIPVSVDEALLDLAITQNPKHVITFLGALNVPHNSEGLIRFIHEIWPIIKKRDAEVTLQIVGRGENSDLSYLAHADPRIRLIGEVNDFVPYLQKSKALIAPMWFGSGIKTKILESMAVGIPVITTPIGAEGIGGIPGTHYFVAETVEQFSDSVMLVLNNSSIRADVSRNGRALVGEKFTYNRVMQTWYDVLGGK, encoded by the coding sequence ATGGAACCAAGGTGCGATGAAACGGTCCTTTTCTTAACTAGTAGGCTACCGTTTCCTCCAGCAGATGGAAGGAAAATATCCCTAAATAACTACTGCAAGTTTATTGCTAAGGATATGGGTTTCAAGCTGATTCTTGTTACATTCGGAAATAAATATCCCCCAAAAGAAGATATACCATTGTACGTAAGCGACATTATCTTGATCCCTGTCCCTCCGATGGCGGGGGCAGTTATTAGGTGGATAATAGGCAGAATATTTAACGCGTCAACCCCTCTCCAGTCAGAGTTATTTTGGAGTCGAAAGAATCAAAAAAAGATAGAGCGTATTTTAGATGAGCATAGGGTAACCACCGTGATTGCTGATATGGTCAGAACCGGAGAGTATCTCCTTAGGAGCCCAAATGTGTGTAAAAAGGTTGCTGATCTCGATGATTTGTTGTCGGTTAGATACTCGCGTCAACTATCTAGCGCATCCCACTCAAGTCCCATTGGGACGGCTGGAGCTGTTGGGAAAATTGGCTTCTTCAACAGAATATTAACGAGAACAGGACTGATAAAACTCTTAGTTAGTGCAGAGGCTAAACTACTTGAGAGTTACGAGCAAAAACTAGCTTTATCTAGCGATTCAGTCGTATTGGTATCGCCTGTAGAGGCGGAACTTCTTCAGCATAGATGTCCTGAGTCACGTATTCATACGATTCCGGTATCCGTTGATGAAGCTCTGCTAGACTTAGCAATTACTCAGAACCCTAAGCACGTGATTACTTTTCTAGGCGCGTTAAATGTTCCCCATAACTCCGAAGGCCTCATAAGATTTATTCATGAGATTTGGCCAATTATTAAAAAGAGAGATGCGGAGGTCACTCTTCAAATTGTTGGTCGTGGAGAAAATAGCGATTTGTCTTATCTCGCACATGCAGATCCTCGAATCAGATTGATAGGTGAAGTCAATGATTTTGTGCCATACCTACAGAAAAGTAAAGCCCTAATTGCTCCTATGTGGTTCGGCAGTGGAATTAAGACTAAAATTCTGGAATCCATGGCCGTAGGCATTCCCGTCATCACAACACCAATCGGTGCAGAGGGGATTGGGGGAATCCCAGGTACACATTATTTCGTGGCGGAAACTGTAGAGCAATTTTCGGACAGCGTCATGCTGGTTTTAAATAATTCATCAATTCGTGCTGACGTTTCACGTAACGGCCGCGCCCTGGTAGGTGAGAAATTCACATACAATAGGGTTATGCAAACTTGGTATGATGTCCTGGGGGGGAAATGA
- a CDS encoding nucleotidyltransferase domain-containing protein, whose product MFESDDDALNLRRVLKLLDERIHPVAVYLFGSAARSQLREDSDIDLAYLTDRTVPPYEQYLISQEAAELIHREVDLVNLRNVETVFCAQIITHSRVLVNRDKQRVASFHIRTLKEYALLNEERAPILQSIRDRGSLYA is encoded by the coding sequence GTGTTCGAGAGTGACGACGACGCACTGAACCTTAGGCGTGTTTTAAAACTCCTGGACGAACGCATACATCCGGTCGCGGTGTACCTCTTTGGATCCGCTGCCCGTAGCCAACTGCGAGAAGATAGTGATATCGACTTGGCGTATCTCACTGACAGGACGGTGCCCCCTTACGAGCAGTATCTTATCTCGCAAGAAGCGGCAGAATTAATACACCGAGAGGTCGATCTCGTTAATCTTCGCAACGTTGAAACGGTATTTTGCGCTCAAATTATCACTCACAGCAGAGTGCTTGTAAACCGTGACAAACAGCGAGTCGCATCGTTTCACATCCGAACCCTCAAGGAATATGCGTTGCTGAATGAAGAACGCGCCCCGATTTTACAAAGCATTCGTGACAGGGGGAGTTTGTATGCCTGA
- a CDS encoding ROK family protein, with product MVKQEDGRVWLAIDIGGTRARVAALTSFGTIFERAEVSTRQRDPAKIVDELFEQLTSMRESWDAQALGISNVGLIGQQRGRNFSINFPGWQQKHVDNLVQALSLPFVVINDVKAAALAECRLGVTHGAEPGLYVNMGTGIAVSMTCHGHVFHGATGMSGEVGHWVPLRGALVPAQDDIIERRIGGAALDHMADLIGLTGGAQDLSRAMSSNPAAHELWKQAVFEMARVVANCVIMADPAVVALGGSVARNPDVVSAIENAVELFCLSVPNIAVSELGDDAGLIGAAIHAHDHFATTSGRTRGFHPQ from the coding sequence ATGGTTAAGCAAGAAGATGGCCGTGTTTGGTTGGCAATCGATATCGGCGGCACTCGCGCGCGTGTTGCAGCTCTTACCTCATTCGGAACGATTTTCGAGAGGGCGGAGGTCTCAACCAGGCAGCGTGACCCTGCCAAGATCGTCGACGAACTGTTTGAACAGCTCACCAGTATGCGCGAAAGTTGGGACGCACAGGCGCTCGGTATTTCGAATGTTGGTCTCATAGGACAGCAACGCGGACGAAATTTCAGCATCAACTTTCCAGGTTGGCAACAAAAACACGTAGACAACCTCGTCCAAGCGCTTTCGCTCCCTTTCGTGGTCATCAATGACGTCAAAGCTGCTGCTCTTGCAGAGTGCCGGCTGGGTGTCACGCATGGCGCGGAGCCCGGCCTCTATGTGAACATGGGCACGGGGATTGCAGTCTCGATGACTTGTCACGGTCACGTATTCCATGGCGCCACCGGCATGTCAGGGGAAGTCGGTCATTGGGTGCCGTTACGAGGGGCCTTGGTGCCTGCACAGGATGATATTATCGAGCGTCGCATTGGCGGTGCCGCTCTCGACCATATGGCAGACTTAATAGGTCTCACGGGCGGAGCCCAAGACTTATCCCGAGCCATGTCGAGCAACCCCGCCGCTCACGAATTATGGAAACAGGCCGTATTCGAAATGGCTCGGGTGGTGGCCAATTGCGTCATCATGGCGGACCCTGCCGTCGTTGCACTTGGAGGGAGTGTGGCACGCAACCCCGATGTGGTCAGCGCAATCGAAAACGCGGTCGAGTTATTCTGCTTGTCAGTTCCGAACATCGCTGTGAGCGAATTGGGAGACGACGCAGGGTTGATCGGAGCTGCCATTCACGCCCATGATCATTTTGCTACGACGTCTGGAAGAACCCGCGGGTTCCATCCCCAATAA